The following are encoded in a window of Epilithonimonas zeae genomic DNA:
- a CDS encoding trigger factor produces the protein MNVTAKNHDEVSALLTVTLEKADYKEKVEKQLINYAKNAQVPGFRKGKVPLSMVRKQYEAGIAFEEINKQVSEALNGYVNENKLRLVGQPVPQPVNDFNHNAESLSVAFEVGYEPEFTVDLTKYEAPHYKVEASDKEISTSVENMQKRFAERVPEEKIGKDSYVALEVSQVVEADAEGEHHHAPKNVTISKEQKEAYDLVKKLKKDDSVKVSKEDLAAKEELAKQLGFSKEEAEHLHHNEVEVTVKDIYGLNLAELNQELFDKVYGKDVITTEEELKARVKTELDEYFQQNADVHFVNKILEQVNEKEEIKLPEAFLIKWLLFSNQNITSEEQAKEILENEKNIIKGQILEGKLMNDNEINLDYAEVLGQAEQLVRNQLAIYGIHHLGDDEVQKYAAEMLKDENQVRQISSEVAMAKLKDVILEKSKKKETKISHDEFLEVLKK, from the coding sequence ATGAACGTTACAGCTAAAAACCACGATGAGGTAAGTGCATTACTTACAGTGACATTGGAGAAAGCAGATTATAAGGAAAAAGTAGAAAAGCAATTAATCAACTATGCAAAAAATGCGCAAGTTCCTGGATTCAGAAAAGGGAAAGTGCCATTGAGTATGGTAAGAAAACAATATGAAGCTGGTATCGCTTTCGAAGAAATCAACAAGCAGGTTTCTGAAGCTCTAAACGGTTATGTAAACGAAAACAAACTGAGATTGGTTGGTCAGCCGGTTCCTCAGCCAGTAAACGATTTCAACCACAATGCAGAATCTTTATCTGTAGCTTTTGAAGTTGGATATGAGCCAGAATTCACTGTAGATTTGACTAAATATGAAGCGCCTCACTACAAAGTAGAAGCTTCTGACAAAGAAATCTCTACAAGTGTAGAAAATATGCAAAAGCGTTTTGCAGAAAGAGTTCCTGAAGAAAAAATAGGTAAAGATTCTTACGTAGCTTTAGAAGTTTCTCAGGTTGTAGAAGCAGACGCAGAAGGTGAGCACCACCACGCTCCGAAAAATGTAACTATTTCTAAAGAGCAAAAAGAAGCTTACGATTTGGTTAAAAAATTGAAGAAAGATGATTCTGTAAAAGTTTCTAAAGAAGACCTTGCTGCTAAAGAAGAATTGGCAAAACAATTAGGTTTCTCTAAAGAAGAGGCAGAGCACCTTCACCACAACGAGGTTGAAGTAACTGTAAAAGATATCTACGGATTGAACCTGGCAGAACTTAATCAAGAATTGTTCGACAAAGTTTACGGTAAAGATGTTATCACGACTGAAGAAGAATTGAAAGCGAGAGTAAAAACTGAGTTGGATGAGTATTTCCAACAAAATGCTGATGTTCATTTCGTAAACAAAATTTTGGAGCAAGTAAACGAGAAAGAAGAAATCAAATTACCTGAGGCATTCTTAATCAAATGGTTGTTGTTCTCTAACCAGAACATCACTTCAGAGGAGCAAGCAAAAGAAATCCTTGAAAACGAGAAAAATATTATCAAAGGTCAAATCCTAGAAGGAAAATTGATGAACGATAATGAGATCAACTTGGATTATGCAGAAGTTCTTGGACAAGCTGAGCAATTGGTAAGAAACCAGTTAGCCATCTATGGAATTCACCACTTAGGAGATGATGAGGTTCAAAAATATGCTGCAGAAATGTTGAAAGATGAGAACCAGGTAAGACAAATTTCTTCTGAAGTAGCTATGGCGAAACTGAAAGACGTTATCCTTGAGAAGTCTAAAAAGAAAGAAACTAAAATCTCTCACGATGAGTTTCTTGAAGTATTGAAGAAGTAA
- a CDS encoding DUF4269 domain-containing protein, protein MNFLNLDYLKNGSEIQKRIHFVLEKHQIFDKLKEYNPILTGTFPININIEKSDLDIILESDDLIKAQDFIINEFQNEKDFEIHFCKMNGVDSLVCNFTIEEFPVELFAQNVPTKLQNAYRHMIIEYDILEQEGEEFRKQIINLKEKGWKTEPAFAELLGLKGNPYLELLNYKK, encoded by the coding sequence ATGAATTTTCTGAATTTAGATTATCTTAAAAACGGTTCTGAAATACAGAAAAGAATTCATTTTGTCTTAGAAAAACATCAGATTTTTGATAAATTAAAGGAATACAATCCTATTCTCACAGGCACTTTTCCCATTAATATCAATATCGAAAAAAGCGATTTGGATATTATTTTGGAGAGTGATGATTTGATTAAAGCTCAAGATTTTATCATTAATGAATTTCAGAATGAAAAGGACTTTGAAATTCACTTTTGCAAAATGAATGGCGTTGATTCTCTGGTTTGCAATTTCACTATAGAAGAATTTCCGGTAGAGTTATTTGCTCAGAACGTTCCGACGAAACTTCAAAATGCTTATCGTCATATGATAATAGAATATGACATTCTGGAACAGGAGGGCGAAGAATTCCGAAAGCAAATCATCAATCTAAAAGAAAAAGGTTGGAAAACAGAACCTGCTTTTGCTGAGTTATTAGGCTTAAAAGGAAATCCTTACCTCGAACTTCTGAATTATAAAAAATAA